In the Pleuronectes platessa chromosome 23, fPlePla1.1, whole genome shotgun sequence genome, ATGGACTTCGGGCGCACCTGGAGGCCGATGCAGCACTACTCCAGCAACTGCCTCGGGGACTTTGGGCTGCCCTCCCAGACGGTGGCCCAGACCAGGCATCAGGAGACGGAGCCCCTCTGCTCGGACCCTCGCCCCCTTCAGAAGCAGAGGGGTGGCATGGTGCTGGCCTTCTCCACCTTAGACGGGCGACCATCCTCTCCCGACTTTGACCACAGCCACGCCCTCCAGGATTGGGTGACGGCCACAGACATACGCGTCGTCTTCCATCAGGTGTCCAAAGTGGCCAAGACGGGCGGCTCGGACAGAGCGGACGAATCAAGATGGCGCGACAGTCGAGAGGATCGCAGAGAAACTGGGATACTGAGGTCGAGATCGGGCCACAAGGGCCGCGCTGAAGATCAGGTCAACAAGCTGAACACAGATAGCGCACTGGGATTTTTTGACAGGGAGACAAAACACTCGAGGAGCAAAGGAGACAAAGGGGACAAACAAGGAAGGAAGGGTCCCGGTAAAGGGTCGGGTCAAGATGAAGATGGCCACAATGTGACCAGCAAAGAAGGGGTGGACTTTTTTGGCATAGACATGCTCACGTCTTCCAAGAAAGGCGCGAAAGGTAGAGGTCGCGGCCACAAGAAAGAGAACGACCACTGGCTGCCTTGCCCCAATGGCGGCTGTAATTGGACATTGGAGGGGCGGAGCAGGGGCAACAAAGGGCGGgaactgaggaagaggaggaacaataACCTCAACACGAGACAAGGTGCCAGGAGTATGCAGGCGGCCATGCCCTCGGTTTTTAACCCTCCCGCCCACGCTTCCCTGGCCCTGTCCGACCTGCAGGTTGGTGGCAGGTGCAAATGTAACGGACACGCCTCCCGGTGCCGCCGGGACGACAAGGGACGGGCGTTATGCGTGTGCGAGCATCACACGGCGGGGCCAGACTGTGACGTGTGTGAGGACTTCCACTTTGACAGGCCGTGGCATCGAGCTACACCCACGCACCCAAACCCCTGTGTTGGTGAGTCATGAGAACAACGTAACTttacattcaatcaagctgcaccaaatttcacacattcagagTCAAACAAAAGACCACACTGTTCAGGACATTATGGATGAAGCATGCACGATATAGACCAAAACTTAAATATCTTGCTTTCCTCCACACCTGAACCTGAACTGAAACAAATCAAaacctcttttctctttttgcattgTCCAGCCTGTGAGTGTAATGATCACTCAAACAAGTGCCGCTTCAGCATGGAGGTGTTCCAGCAGTCGGGCCGGCGCAGCGGAGGGGTGTGTCAGAAGTGTCGGCACCACACGGCCGGACGCCACTGCCAGTACTGCCAGAATGGATACACCCGCGACCACAGCAAGCCTCTGGACCACCGCAAGGCCTGCCAACGTCAGtaactacgtgtgtgtgtgtgtgtgtgtgtgtgtgtgtgtgtgtgtgtgtttaggtcaAGGGGTTAAGTGCAttcttgtttgtgtctttgtgcatAAATATTTGACTTTACCAATCTGGGTAAAGGCAAATCATAGCGTGAGGGACAGTGTTTATGTCTGATAGTCTGAATGCATGTCTCTGTatgcagttgtgtgtgtatgtgtgtgtgtctgtgtgtgtgttcgagcgTACACAAGTGTTTATTGGGTGGCTACATTGTGAGACTGGCCTGCTATTCCTGTTAGCcgtacgcacacacaaaaaacacacggAAAAACACACACCCCGCTGAGCTGCCACCTGTATCCTCCATCGTTACCACCGGTCGGCATGTGCTGTGGCCCCCGACCTTTGACTGGTCACATGTCCTAAGTGACTGTGACACTCTGGCATGTGGAAGCCCCACCAGCGCGGGCCTAATATATCCAAAGTTAATGGGCACTCTTTGAGCTTGACACGCGTGTCGTGAGGAGAAATGAGCTACGGCTAAACATCCCCATGGGTTGTGATTTGTATATGCAAACCTGCAAAGTCGCGTCCTCGATCACACGGCGCTGGCTTTAATTTATCTGGGCTATATTTCATCGAGTTACCATTCAGAGGACAGCGCTGATGTGATTACTCATTCTCTCCTGTCGGGTTGTAAGGACTCGTGTAAACATCACGAGAGTGTGAACAGAGCCGTTCGAGTGCGGCTtccctttctctgtctgtcttctctcATCGCGCCTCATCCGGGGATACCACCGGCAAATGAAAAGCTTTGCAGGGTAAACCGCAGCAAATCCAGGCTGTAATCATTATACAGCAACACAACTGACGATGTAAAGGGAGGAAAACAGACGAgaaatttatttaaacacaggATCGGGCTCCGGCTTGATGGTTTTTAGGCTAAAACCACCCGGAACAATCACGGGAACAAGTCCAGGACTCTGTGAGTGCACCGGCTGACACAGTTCGGTATGCTGCAAATGTATTAGTGCTGTCGGGAAGCCAAAACAAATCCTGTGTTATTCAGTTAATACCCTCGTGGAGGAATTTGACTTTGTTTACCCATCAGGGCGGCTTAAGAATATCTTTGTCAGAAAAGGTGTTGTGTCTCGCTCAAGGACGCTCCCTCGGGACAGATGCTCGCTGTCATGCAGGATTAAAACGGGGCTCCGGCGTTGATGGATGGCTGCTCTAATCCGACCTGTTGCACAGACTCTGTTTTGTATTCGCAACTTTTTAACCAAACTTTTTTTACGCTTAAATATCCTACGCATGTATTTGCACGTTGTCTTCATCAGGACAAGTCAAACCAATACACTTGCTTAGCTCCATGACTATTTCAGATAACTGAGATATGTTGGGAGACTGAAATGTGCATCCACATCCTTCTATGACTGATGTGCTGCAAAGACACattattcaatatttaaattttttcagcCATCTTATAAGCGTACTGCTGCatacacaacaaaaaacaaatacaacaaaaagtaaaacctctccattgttttctttatcttttgcAGCGTGTCATTGCCATCCCCTGGGAGCAGTTGGCCGCTGGTGCAACCAGACCTcaggtcagtgtctgtgtcgAGAAGGGGTGACCGGCCTCCGGTGCAACCGCTGCGCCCCGGGCTACAAGCAAGGGAAGTCCCCTCTACGGCCCTGCATACGTAAGTcgacagccaatcagaatccTTCAAACTGTCAATTATACACCTGTAAATCGAGACTCTTATGTGCAAGATGTCAGAATTCgtgtccaggatattttggcttccttTCTGGATAGTGGCATGAAGTGTGacccatctttatatacagtctagaGTAGTAGTTACTCTCGGCAGTACCCACTTCCCCCCCGAGCCTGAGTCAGGCAGTTGGAGTTGTCTAAACTTAACCAAACATTCCCCTCAAGGGTCAGAAAACCGATCGGAGCATTGACTCAGAAAACACGGGTTGCTCGAGAAGGTCGGAGGACCTGTTCATGGATGATGAATCGTGTGTTTGATTCCCTTTTAGCCGCCTAACACTTTGTTCTCGCTCATGACAGAGCGACCTCATGAATTTCTCCCCCAGCCCCATTTGCTCGTGGCCTAAACGGATCAAACCCTCTATCGAGAGCCCTGATCCTCTATCAAACGGTATCTCATTATAAAAGGGGCCGCGGCGGTCCGGTCTAATTTGGCCCAATCTCCAAACATGTTCCCTTTTCATCATCCCTGGAGACGGTTTCCACAGCAGCGAGAACATGAGCTGACCACTGCGGGGAAACCTCATCTCCAGCTGATCTGGGATGAGCGTCAGATCAAGTGGATTGTTGCTGTTCTTATCTCCAGCACCGaaccacagcccccccccccgagcgcTAATCCACGTGCGCTCGCCGGCGGCTAATCGCACAAGTGCCGACAACCACACGGGCCCCAACGCTGCGTAAAGCCCCAATCAGGTGACATAGGAAGCCAGCGGCGACGAGCTTCACACCTGTTGCCCCCCCCCATACTCCCCCGTCACAGGGCCCAGACTCATAACTCTCCTAGTGAAAGGAGTGAGTGAAAGAAAaccttgtttgttttcactgcCAGACCATCTCAGGCTATGTTTAGAGTCTCCTGCGCCCTCCCAGTGCCGCCACATCCAACACCACAGCTCCTCCTCTCATCAGACAGACCAAAGGGcaccaagcagcagcagcagcagcagcagcagcagtcaggcTAAACTTAACTAAACTTAAATAAATTTCACTAATCTTAACGTCCGAGCCCACTCAGGAAGGGAAGTTCAGAGAACTAAGAGCGTgtgtcaaatataaaacattgtaACCGATTCAATAAAGATAATTTTTTATGAGCTACTATTATGATAGTCCTATTACacatgattatataataattataataaacctGAATAAACTCCTGTTCCAGCGATCATAGCGTTAGCCTCTGCATACTCGGAAGTCAACTTGCAGGAAGAAGGATCACGCGTAAAACACACATCTGAATAAATGATAAACCTTCAATATACATATGAATCATTGaaggatgaacacacacatagaaacacacacatatatttaacTCCTACACTCTGAGCTACGGAATGAAAATGATAAACTTGATTTTCTTAAACaaactatcaatcaatcaatcaaattttatttgtacagcccatattcacaaatcacaattcatctaatagggctttaacatggtgtggtTTTTCACTTCCTATTACATGTTGTGTGCAATTTGtttcagatccaaataaaaatctggaaatctaaatctaaatgtgtttTCGTAAAGGGAGGGATGGGTTTTGGCGGAGGATctacttgtttgtgttttttattttaggcaAAGCTTCTTGTCAAACCAGAATATTTACTATCTGTAAACCTGATTGTTTATTACagtgttaaacatttaaagTGTAGTTTTTGTATCAGTGCATCTAAATATTTAAAGCGGTACCCGCTCCATGCGGACATGAGCCCTCGATTTCCTCTTTACGACCCCTCACATACAGAGCGTGTTCCTACTctacatccacaaacacacaccgactTCCTGGCTTTTAAAAACTggtggggggggttgggggggtacAGTCAGCTGGACGGGGGTGTAGGGTGTCGCTGGCCCAGTTGTGTCAGCGAGGACAGGACATGGACAGCGTGAGCCCCGTGTTATATGGCTGCACTTTTACAAGAGGCCTGGATAACGTATGTAcggagcagcaggatgttcatcttctatacacacacacacacacacacacacacacagacagacaatcaAACAAACTTTATTAGACTCTGTTCAATGTTCCAGACCAAACCAAACAAGGTGGAATAACAAAAAGTaaagtttgtgtctctgtgcactcagtgtgagtcagtgtgtgcgtgtgtgtgtgtgtgtgtctgggccgTAaaaggaccacacacacaaacagtcagtcTGACACTTGCTTATCTTCTGCACAGGCatgtctcacaaacacacacacatagaaaaaaAAGGCATCCGAgcgtaacaaacacacacagacacacacacgacagcATCAGCCTGACAGCTTCCTGTGTTGCCCGTCACCTGTCTGaaagtgtgtttatgttttacaGGAATTCAGGAGGTGGCTCCGACCCCGGTGTTCCAGCCTCAGTACAGCATCGGTGAGTCCACGTCCACCGACACTGTCTGTCATTCCCATCTATACAATAAGTGCCTTTCATATAAATGGTTGCCTGTGACCTTTAAACCTGATCTCATTACTATGTTTACTATTGTACCTAATATCTCTAAATATATTTGTCATATTAAGCtactttattattattcctttattttaacagtcttatttaatattttaacagtctaatttaatttaaatcacCTTGTTACTACACGTTTTAAAGATACGAGAATCTGTCTGTGGgagattacagtttttttttaatcaatcatttaaatacggtggccctgaagtaCAACTCACAAAACACAACGACACATGAcgtgttttctttgtatttgttgttgtattttctaATTTGCACTTCAGGGTCATCATCGTCAGAGGGGGAGTTATGTGTTTCAATAAAGTTGTAAAaaaacctcaaagaaaaagcATCTATTCTAGTGATGGCCGCGACCTGACATCCACAACAGGATAacctttatataatataatctaTATAATGATTCTATTTAAAAAGGCCATACACTTGACTCTGTTCAAGTGTAATAAAGTTTTCTCGctctcttgacctttgaccctatCGATGTCACATCATgtacaacacacaaattaaagcCACTTCGGTGGAATCATATATCCAAACAGGAATCTTCTCTCGCCTCGGGTCACGTTGGTTTTTCTGAACAGATGTGACGTTCGGTGGAGCGGCTGCTTCGCCGCGGCCCCGGCGCTGCAGCCGAGCACCTCCTCCTAGTGGCAGCTCCAGGAATGTCCCACCTGCTGCACTCGGGGGTCATCTGTTAGTCACTGGATACTGTGATGACAAATAGAAGCAGCCATATTGTAATTAGGGGAAAAGACATGTGCTGATATGCTCGCTATGAAATGATACCCTCTCATTTgatgctccctccctccctccctctctctctctctatctctctctctctctctctctctcagcggaGGAGTGTGTTTCATACTGCCAGCCGTCTCAGGTTAAAGTCCGGATGAACCTAGAGACCTATTGTCTCAAGGACTACGGTTGGtgacctttttttatttgactttaaacAATAAGAGTAAAACCATTAAACGTTTGTTCTGTGTCTGCCTCAGTGCTGAAGGTGCAGGTGAGAGGAATGGAGCGTTCAGGTCCCTGGTGGCAgttctccatctccatccagACCGTCTACCGCACGGGCTCCAACTCCCGCGTCCGCAGGGGCCCCCACTCCCTGTGGGTCCCCGACCGGGACCTGGGCTGCGGCTGCCCCGCCCTCCACGTGGGTCGGACTTACCTCCTGATCGGCGCGGAGGAGGGGGAGCGGGGCTGGGGCCCGGAGGAGAGTCGCCTGGTGGCGGACCGCTCCACCCTGGCCCTCCAGTGGCGGGAACACTGGAGCCCCAAACTCAGGGGCTTCCGGGGGCACGACAAGAGGGGACGCTGCCCCGAGAAGTCGCCCGACAGCCCACGCAGGGAGCAGGCGAACGCACAGGCCGGGTACATCCCCCCCCATCTGCTGACGGAGAAAGACACGGacaatgtgaacacacactctgtcaAAGAAGACGAGACTCGAACCTCAGCagagccgcacacacacactcccacagagGTTGAACCCACAGAGACGACCCCGGCCCCCTCCAGTCCGGCCCTGTTCTGCTCCACGACGCTTTCTGAGTGACGGAGGactcgacctttgaccttcacctTTCTGGACGTTTTTCAAAACGAGAATTAGAGAAGAAAAAACTttttcagccttttttttttttttttttttacatgtttttctgAAAGTTTCAGTTAAAACAGGAAATTAGGTATAAAAGCAATTGTTCAAAATCGGATCTAAAATGTGAAGAAACATCTGTTGTGTTTTGGTTTCGGTCGGTAAAGGTCAAATTCCCGATGGTGCAGCACAAAGCCGTGAAGGGATTTCAAAACTTTCTACgacagaaatgtaaaaatttAAGTGGGACTATATTCTGACAGAAAGGCCGAGCAGTATTTCTCGTCTGATAAAGATTGTttgaattatatttaattttaagatTTCTTTATGTAACttacacaaaacacaagacacacaTAAGGGTAAATATTCTACCTCACATTTTCTacacacagatgtaaccaaAGCTTATTCATGAAGgtgatttttcctttttttttttaaataaagataaaaagtgaaatcgTGTTAtatgaattacattttattattattttctgataCGTTTTGATAAAGATTTTACTACAAATACAGCCAACTCCATAACTTCTCCTTTCTTTCTATAGAAACttgaaaaatatgtaatttattgaatttaaatgaagaAAATTTTTTAAATTGACAGTGAGCCTAAAGAACTTTAACATAGCagatatttaacatttagaaacatttcagtttatgaaaaatattatttttatagttATAGACATCTAACCACAATGCAGCTggtcaatataatataataagaaaCACTCTGAATACTGGACTAAAACTTTGTGAACCAATATTTAACAAATACTAATATGACATAAACTCTGTGTTATTTTAGAAGAATCTtcctgtgtttatttaaaaaaaactgtacctGAAATTGTGCTTTGTTACAATGTTCacaacagaattttttttttatataaatttgctgcttttctttcactttatttcacatgtgcATCTATTTTCAGAAATTAGGATAAAAGTACTGCAGCTccaggtcacacacacagacacacacaccggacacacacacacacacacatcagagcgTTCATCAGTCAGCGAGTCtatttttctcttctcattTTCGATCGCTGGCCTCAGCTTCAGCCAATCGCCGAGCAGCTCGCAACCAAAACAACGTGTCCGCTCCACAAATCGCAgctcctccatctgtctcctttacacctccagctccagcagctccccGGGGCCATGACGCCATCGCTCCCAAATGGAAACAGAAGCCATGACGACAGGTCAGGCCGATGCTTTTCAGATCCGTATCGAGGCTGTGACTGAGTCTCTGAGGATTCAGGGTTAGAACATACAGCTGAGACCCGTTTGGTCTCAAGCGTCAGCTGCAGCGAGCTCCAGATCCTAGATAGTGTCCATTTCCCCAAATATTGTACAGAATGgaagcaaagtgtgtgtgtgtgtgtgtgtgtgtgtgtgtgtgtgtgtgtgtgtgtgtgtttgtgtgtgtgtgtcaatgtcaaAAGGACCCAGAACCAGCAGCTTCTTGGGGCCTCAGAACATCTTTACaatccttttttagttttttttaccgttttcactttaataaagttgtaaGAATGGAACAAGACAGTTTTTCTGATTTAATATATAATCTGGTTGGACAAGAACAAATATGGTTAAAGCTTTTGTTGGGAAGTAGTAATTATACGATTGTAATTAAATAAAACGTGTatatacaaaagaaaaagatatatatatagcaaTAATATACAATTGTGTAAAACAGTTAGGTTAAAGATTAAAGGTTGATTTCTGTTACACAAACTAGTATAAATTATTGCAAAGTAATTGTACtaatttaatacaatttaatgaGCAAATCCGaccaacagcttttaaataaCGACTTCTGCTCATTAATCTATCGTCCGAATAAAAACTGTCTCTAGGTCAAATCTGGGCTCCTGGCTCAATTCAATTCAGctgcagtgagtcagtgtggaCATATGGAGAGGATCAATGTTTATATGAACAGTGTGAAGCTGCGTCACACGTTGGGAAATTCCTCACAACTTAGGAACACGGCTCAGAACTGAAGAGCAGCTTGTAAAACCAGAGTATTGAGACGTAATCAGCACCTGAAAcctaaagagaaaaaataatatattaaagtCAATGAGCTGGATGGAACTCATTTGAATTTCTCATTTGAATTAAATGCAGCTATAACTATTATCTGTATATTGGATCAaatgacagagtgtgtgtgagggaagtTGCTCGTAATGACAAACCTAAGAAGAAATTAGTTTCTAATTGTGTACTACTACTAAGGCCAGTGTTAGTAAtataggaatgtgtgtgtgtgtgtgtgtgtgtgtgtgtctgtgcgtgcacCTGCTGTGTAGCGGCAGGAAACACCTGTCAGTGGCCGTCTCCTCGCCGCAGCCCCTGTCGACATGAGGGTTTGATCCTAAAactccccaaacacacacacttacacagacaCTAACAGACAACTTAAGCCCGCAGCTCTCTGCTGTGTAGAGGCAGCACCATGTCTGCGGCTTTGTTCACATTCacaaccctcacacacacactttctactGAGGCGCTGCGGACCAGGCCGGgcctactgtgtgtgtctgtgtgtgtctgtgtgtgtgtgtgtgtgtgtgtgtgtggtattatGTTTACAACCTGCTGAGGGTACTTTTAACGAGAGGTGACTCCTCCTGCACTGCAGCCAGAGCCAAAGTTCAACTAGACCTCCtgcaaaaagacacacacacacacacacacacacacacacacccacacacccacacactctctcttatTGGTATCCTCTCACTTcctttcatgcacacacacacacactcttagatTAGGAcatctcttcctctcacagTACAAGAACGTGAAATCCAAGTTAAGCAAGTTTCACCACCACATGGTTTTTAGGTCTCACACACtagcacacactgacacacactcacacacacactcacacacacacacacacacacacacatacacacacacacacacacacacacacacacacacacacacacagggcttctGTTAACCTGAGAGGCGGAGGGTCAATCCCTGTGATCTGCAGCCTGCATGCCTTCCATACAGACACGCCGCCGACACAGCAACCTGACTCCCAGCGAGATTAGAACTAATGAAGCATGGCACGGCTCCGGACAGAAACgccacgacacacacacacacacacacacacacacacacacagacacacacacacagctacaacaCAGACATGCTGATCTACATACATGTGCACGCAGGGAGCTTTTGCTTGTTTTAGATTTCCTATGTGAATTACGGCTTCAATAATAAGCTCCTCTTTTCTACCCACGTTTCTGCCGTTTGTTTGCTCAAAGTCCAAACAGGTTgttttcctgtctgtgtgtttgtttgtcaacaggattacacaaaatctactCAATGGATTTCCACGGAACTTGGTGGACGGACGGGTCAAGAAAGAACATGTCAATTTTTATGATCCATACAAAGGGACACATCTAGGATTCTTTATAGGTTTTGTTAATATTGTGAGACGTTTttcaatttcccagggaatcattcgagcagcttgattgaatgtaagGTGACTGTTAGCGAGCGGGAGGTTTGCACTCGACACTCCAGTTTAAAACAATTTCAGCAGTACGGTTTGCGTGGGTAGGATTCCTAATTATTCAACTCATTGTGCAATTCTTTTTAAACTCTATTAtatctaaaaacaaacattgtgtATTGCTGATTGCATGTTCACAGTCTGTTAAAAGGATCCAAAAGATTAATAATCCATAAAATGAGAAACGATTTGaccagacttttattttgatggtCCCCAGCAGGACTCAACTACTGATGAGTCAACACAGATTagatataaaaacatgaataaaatgcagatataaaatataaatatagagcAGAAAATACACTTAAATTAAGAATCCAagataataaaaatctgatttaattCAGCTCCACTTGTGGAATAATATGGATCGATGTCTGTTTGCATATAGTTgtctaaaattaaaaaacacatgtgTGAACAATCTTCAATAAAACAGATGGCAAACATTGGCATAATCCATGAGATCAATCTTTGGAAAATGTATTCTATGTAGAAACATAACTGGAAAATTGTAACTTGAGGCAAGTGCATTTGTCAAAGGTTTGAGGAGTTTAATGTCTCATTATTAGTGAAACTAAGGGCAAAGTTTTTCTTAAAACTAAGGAGATGTATTTCAAAAACTCccagacaagaaaaaaaaggtcatATTATGTAAAAATAGCCTCATGCAAATGTCTACCAGTAAGGAATTAAGGATTTGTGAAGTTCCTCTAGAATATCTTTGATGAGGTGATGGGAAATGTAAATCTGCCTGTGGAACTCGTGCGGTCACCGGACCAGAATCCGACTTCTCCCATAAAAACTTTCCCACCAGTCCCAGGTGTCGACCAGTCGTCTgttccagtcctcagtcacaaACGGCTCCGGCCTTCCTCGGCTTTGTAGTCTGCAATGGGAACCTCATTCTGTCTTTGTAGTCGTCGAGCGGAACCGTATTTTGGCAGCCATCGTGTCGGAGGGGACAGGTGATTTACGACGCCGCGGGGCAACAGGCtgatcccacctcctccttccaGTTTGAGACCTGTTCTGGATGTTGTTATGGCATCCACATACAGTGGGTTAGCACTGGGAGGGCAGGGCTGGACTGGGGGTCCAGGATTAGCGATCAAACGACTGAGGGGGGTTTTGGGGTAAAAGGTTGGGGGGGTAACACTAGCCCGGCCTGCCCAGGTGGCGAGGTTGAAATAAGGCTCCCATGTGTGGTGTGGATGGGTCGACCGCGGGCcgtgtgtgttggttttcaactcaccgtgtgtgtgtagggTTTTTATGGGGCGTACACTTCGTGTTGAACTCCGtctagttggatttgaaccgtAACTGATTGGATTTCAGGCTCGGGGGggcgacctctgaccttttatACAACATCTGCGCCCCTGATTTTTCCTCAACCACATTTCAGCGTCACGTTACTCCGAGCTGCCAGAGTCCATCTGCTGTCTGAGGAGGCCTGGGTgcagatattaaaaacaatacgTTACGGTCAGTGACAGGCTGCTGATCAAGTGGTTCTACTCACTTCAGATTAACCTTTATTGTAGATAATAACACAGTAAAAGTTCAGAGTGGAAACTATTTTCTCAAAGTCTGTTTCCAGGTCATAAATGCTTCTTACCTTTTAAGCCAATAGGATTAATAGCCCAAAAACTAAAAGCAATTTTTAATGCATTTTCCCCCCTAAGACAACTGGTCTGTTTAAAATATGATTGAAAGTTTGACGCAACTACCACAGGGACTTAATGTCATTtgattttaagaataaaaaaatttgattaaaagGCAACAGAGAATTAGAGAATTATtgcagcataaaaaaaaaaatcaactgtaTTGATATAATTGTactaaattcatttaaaaaaacaggaaatatgAAAGGTAACGAAACATACCATATTTTtgtcaaaaaatatatttattgttttacagtTCTTGCacagaatttttattttaacacacacaatttgGATTCTCCTGTCGGCCGGGACACGGAGGGTGGTCTCACGTGTGGGTGGTCTCGTCATCCTCTTCAGGGTCATGTGGCACCGAGATCTGGGCTTCAGGGAGGTTGTTGCACTGCAGGTAGCAGTAAACCACCtggacctgaaacacacacacacacacacacacacacacacacacacacacacacacacacacacacacacacacacacacacacacacacacacacacacacacacacacacacacacaca is a window encoding:
- the ntn5 gene encoding netrin-1, encoding MMFRPFSPPPSTSFFPVFLLLLLFLPPSLVSSSLFHTPLSWTSPHDPCYHLDGRPRHCLSEFINAAYGVPVNASHSLQGSDYDSNVTTLTDLHNPHNLTCWLTHRGTDIGEWELTVPLGRRFEITYISLQFCHQGEPSDPISISILKSMDFGRTWRPMQHYSSNCLGDFGLPSQTVAQTRHQETEPLCSDPRPLQKQRGGMVLAFSTLDGRPSSPDFDHSHALQDWVTATDIRVVFHQVSKVAKTGGSDRADESRWRDSREDRRETGILRSRSGHKGRAEDQVNKLNTDSALGFFDRETKHSRSKGDKGDKQGRKGPGKGSGQDEDGHNVTSKEGVDFFGIDMLTSSKKGAKGRGRGHKKENDHWLPCPNGGCNWTLEGRSRGNKGRELRKRRNNNLNTRQGARSMQAAMPSVFNPPAHASLALSDLQVGGRCKCNGHASRCRRDDKGRALCVCEHHTAGPDCDVCEDFHFDRPWHRATPTHPNPCVACECNDHSNKCRFSMEVFQQSGRRSGGVCQKCRHHTAGRHCQYCQNGYTRDHSKPLDHRKACQPCHCHPLGAVGRWCNQTSGQCLCREGVTGLRCNRCAPGYKQGKSPLRPCIRIQEVAPTPVFQPQYSIAEECVSYCQPSQVKVRMNLETYCLKDYVLKVQVRGMERSGPWWQFSISIQTVYRTGSNSRVRRGPHSLWVPDRDLGCGCPALHVGRTYLLIGAEEGERGWGPEESRLVADRSTLALQWREHWSPKLRGFRGHDKRGRCPEKSPDSPRREQANAQAGYIPPHLLTEKDTDNVNTHSVKEDETRTSAEPHTHTPTEVEPTETTPAPSSPALFCSTTLSE